The Xiphias gladius isolate SHS-SW01 ecotype Sanya breed wild chromosome 17, ASM1685928v1, whole genome shotgun sequence genome includes the window aacaacatggtATCAaagaaaactataaaatatttatcattcaCTGACGAAATTATGAATTTCAAAAGACCATCAAAGCTTAGGGAAACTAACACCTTTTACTATTGACATCAGTGATTTACATAAAACAAGCTGAAAGCTGAAAGAGTACACCCTCCTCTAGTAGCTGTACTTATAAATTTCAGTCTGTATCacacatattttttatatatttcagtcagtgtttctgCAGTCAGGGTTTACATGTGACTACTGTTCCTTTTTGCCAGTGCAGCTTTCAtctgtcatcatttttttttttttgagtgcatAATTTATCAGTTTGTGACTTTTGCTGCAGTAATTAAGCCAGAAACAGCTGTACATCTCAATTACAAAGGCAGCTACACAAGTGAGTCACAAAAAAATCGAATACCAATGAGGGACCGTGTGTCAGTTGTAACAAAAGTCTGACAGTCACCATTTCTTCTGCACCAGTATTAAACACAGTATAATTACAGGAAGTATGTTGACAGgaaagaaatctgaaaaaaaaaaaaaataataataatcacaataaCTACGGCTGggtttcaaaaagtgcttttgGGATACAACCACTATGGTGATAAATATGGCTGGATATGATTCATACTCAGCCTGACATTAATCTTATCTATGACATCATCCACATTTTTGAATAGAACCTCTCCTGGGCTTGTGTTATGTCCGTGTGGCTTGCGTGCAAGACGAGCCTTGCGGTGGCTCTTAAGTTGTCTCACCACATGGCAGGGACCAAGCCAGGGCCATGAGGAGGTCACCGAGATAATTGGGATGACGGACGAGACCCCACCAACCAGACACCAGCAGCCGCTTCCCTGTTGCTGTGGCGATGGTCTCGAGTCCTGCAAGGAGTCGTGGAGAACGACAATATTTGTGAGTTAAATCAGTCGCCTCAATAAAGTCACCTCAGAGATCAACTCCAAATCGCCCTCTCCATTTTGACACAAAGAGGAAATGCATTTAATCTCTTCTTCATATGTGCGGCGTGAGTTTCAATACAATATCAGAAATAAGACATGAGCGTATTTGTAATGATTTGGAAACTATATtgagagaaaattagaaaaataacgGACTTGCAACACTTGGATGTGTAGGGTCTCGTCTGAACTGGTTCTTCTGTGAGTTGGATCTTCTGAAAATATAATATCCAACACCTGAttgcaaagacaaaaatgttagCATCACAATAGTTAACCATGGAACACGGCATTTTACATCCTTACGAAAAAGAGCTGACACGTGATTACCATTCAGGGCTATTATAGCTGTGGCTCCAGGTGAACTTAGGGCCTGCGGGTGCACGACCAGGAAGGCTGCCTGCAGGCCGTATGTGAAGGGAACCCAGGCCAGGTCTCCAAAGACCAGCATGAAGCCAAAACCGTCATGCACAATGTCCATGGTTGTCAGAACAGCCTCCTGTTATAACACAATGAAGCATTAGATTAAGTCAAAGTACAGGGATAGAAGGCAGAACAGAACAGTCTCTGGAGCTGTGTTTTGGTGTCctcatttttaaatgagaatTGAGGTATGACACTGCTGACCCCTCACCTCGTTCCAAAGAGCATCTGCCACATACAGCAGCTGGAAACTGTTGACCAGTATCATGGCGAGGGAGGGGGAACCTCGAAGCTCCACCTCTTTTATCAGCATGCCGAGGTTTAAGACCACCTGAGAGGAAGTGAATACTGATCATAGCTGTGGGTTTCACCTGCGCTCCCCGAGTACTGGTAGACAGACTCATCCTATGGTTAAGTGATTCAGAACTAGTAGTCCACTGTCAGGTGAAACTTTAAACCCCCAAAATGTATCTGTCAGAGCTGCAGTGTGCAGCAGTTCAGGAATACCGTCACTCGGGCTGCAACTAACTGACTAATTATTCatattgttgattaatctgctgattaccTTCACCATTAATCAgtttgttgctttaaaaaaaaataataaaaaaaatagtgaaattaCATTACACAATTTCCCTAAAGCCCATGCTGacaaatgtcctgttttttctGAGGAACAGTCCATAACCCGACGgtgttcagtttactgtcatagaaGTGTAAAGTACCATAAACCATCAAACAATCACATTTGATATGCTGGAACCAGTCAATGATAAACTGGTTACCAACATGCCTGCtaatcaattttctgtcaagcGTCTCATCGATTAAGCAACTAGTCATAGTGTGACACAAAGTGACACATGTTCAAAACCCAACCGCTGAAGCTGCAGTATTTTCCTGAGACCAGGAGCCTCAGCGGCTGCACAAGAACAGGGCTGTACTCAAACTGTGCTCCCGAACATGAAGTTTATACCCAAGATACAAGATATCcaagataataataattgtcaTGCAATCCATTAGGTACCCTGGGGCTCTTAAAAACCcttaaaatgttcattatttagGACATTAGCAGCAATTGTAAGATGATTAATGTTAAAAGTAAATAGTTTTAACatgcaacaggaaatgaaaatctCCCACACACTGTCTGTAGCCAGTCGGTGGAAGCTTTTTCTGTACTCTCCTACACACATGGCTTTAAAACATTCCGATGTGCAAAGGTTTTACTGTTTATACTGTCaatacagagaaacaaaaaatactatatactaataataaatGACTCATTTCATTTCCCAGAACGCCCGGATCCTTTTACTATCAATGCTGTTTTCTGTGACTAGTTAAGACATGGAGAACCTTGCTGTAATTCTTGTTAGGGTTCTTACGCATAATCTTCGCCAGAAAATCTACATCTTGTCTTATTTGGTCTGAAGACTCAAGATACAGATGATGTTGTGCACCCCTGTCCTACAACAAATCTCTCACTGTGTCGTGTCATCAGGGAGAAAAGGTTCTGACGTTGACcatgtcaaacacacagactgcaaACCATAGTGGACAAGCAGAGGAGAGCAACATCGCCACCTGTTGGGCTTCTTGGGTTCTCTAACAGAGATCACCATCAGTGTTAATTAATATTCACAAGTATGTATCTTAATTATACAGGCTTACAAATAAAGCGAAAGATTacaaaagtattttgttttaagcATTTCACTCCAATTGTCAAAACAGATTTAAACATatcagctttttattttaaaacacacacagtagttttttgcaaataaagaaaaacctcAGAATAGGGTATAGTTTACATGAACATTTTACCTGAAACATTTATCAGTGTCCAGATTTTCAATTTATCAGTTCACTCCTGCAGGTCAACTCACCCAGCCAATCAGTCCCGGTCTGAGCTCACAGAAATATTTAAGGTCAAAGTCTCCAATCCGGGGGTTTAACTCCCGTCCGATGAAGAAGTCATACAAGGGATTTCCTAAACAAAACAGAGGGATGAATGTTCAAAAAACAGTCTACGGGTGGGttctgaaatactgtataatctCCACGTACATCATGtgaacaaaaagtgaaaagggaaTTAATATCAGCTCTTAAAAGGTGTCATGTCAGTGACTTTGTCCCCTAAACTAGCGATCAATTAATCAGCAATTAGCTGAAACTTATTTTTAGTCAGAAGACTGTTGggacagcagtgctttgagctaaatgctaacctcagcatgctaacacgctaacaatgacaatgctgacTGCTGATGTTTGGCCGGTAcagtgtttaccatgttcaccaccATTTggttagcgtgttagcatgctaacatttgctaactagCACTAAACAGTACATCTGCAGCAGATGATTGATCTaatgagaatgtcattagttttgaaggaatttggtcataaaacaaaggatgccactagcatggctaaaaatgctaaaaaaaacatcttgttacCGTCCACCTCTTTAGCCACTGGTTCAATTTATATTGCTAAATCCAACATGCATGTGActattttacatgttaaataatttaatttcatggTAACTGAATCACGAaaaagggtttttctttctgtttgctttagTATGATAGCATGGCATTGCAAACAAACTGGTCAGCTTACATGAAAGCGAGTGTTCACTTCATGCCTGACGCCTGCAGGCTACTGTGGAGCTTGGCAGTTAGATAGTTACCCATAGGAATACGAAAATCCTCCGTCAGACAAGAAAACAGGCCTACAGACGCACAGTGCATCACCAGTAGCTGTTTTTAAACAGTACTTTAGGGTGGATTCTTCCTTTAATGACGAAGCTCAACTCTCACCTGTGTTGCCTCCCAAAGCGAGAGCATGGGAAGGAGCCCAAAAGGAGCGGGTGTAGAGGTAGATGGAGAGCAGGAATGACACTGCTATTGCACACACTGCCAGAGGCAACAGCAGCTCAAACAGATACCCGAGAGGAGCCCCGAGCCCCAGCAACAACATCAGCAACACACAGCTGATGCACAGGCCATGAAAacctgagagagaaacaaacaaaacttaatgTTGTAGCCCAGGGGAGAGAGACAAGCAGACTGAGAGAGGCtggtattaaaaaaacaggTAAATGTTGGAAAAGGTGAGACTTCAGATTGTGTAACTTAACTAAACTGTAGCGCAAGGTTAGACCAGGCAAAAAAGTTTAGAGGTTAAACTAAAAGATACATAGGAAAAAAGGGATTTTGATTCttcctcaaaataaaatgtaacagcGGGTGATTTTTTTAGCTATACAAATGTGAACAAAGCACTTGCACtcaaaatgtgtgtaaaactcAAGCATAGCTGTAAAATATTACAGTTATTATAATATTACTTTATCGCACTACAGTACtataaaacatttcacattagGTTATGACTAAGAGATTtaaaactgttcctttaacacAATCAGATTAcatcctaaaaataaaaaatgatttaaaaataaataaataaataaaaaccgtGATGTGTTTTTACTCATGTATTTTTACTTATCAGTGacattaaaggtgctatatgtaagttgCTGCCATCACTACagagccaacgttagcattaacagctgtttacttaccaagagcttcagcccTGTTgaatttacaagacaagaggttacattgcgccctctgagcagcgcttacgtcttcatcctctcatgctgaactgagCGCAGACTGGAAGCTAAAGTGACTCACTATAACAAAGTACCATGAcgagacaggacaggacaagGCTGGCTGGTTAGCAGCTAACTTCAGTAGaggaaaagaagtgacagaaatagaagcTAAACAAGACTTAACACCGGCTctgctttccaccgctggagacagctgcTGATGAGTGAAAGAATGGAGTTTGATACTGAACTctcaacatttcttctagactggtaagtaaacatctattaatgctaacattggctatgtagcggcagcaaaaacttacaaatagcaccTTTAGAGCCTATTGTTGTCTCCCCAAACCCAACCATACCATTTATGGGATACTTGAGGCGTGTTCCATCCCTCAGCACTAATCCTTCAGACACCTGCAGGCAAATATACTCATTTGAAATCTGAACACACTAGAACACAAATTATGCCCTgcatatatattaataattgaTATTTCAATAATAGTTTACAGACAATATTATTGGTATCAATTATCACCTTACAATGCcattaaaaatcagtgtttatCATTGATTATACATTGGTTTACtttaacacacaacacacgaTTCTATGGTTGGTCATATGATCAAAGCCACAACTGCTTTTAATGCAGGTTTCATCTTGAACCAGGCTGATGAACGTGTCATACCTTTCCTAATGGCATTAAATAGAGAACGGCATGCAGTGCGATCCATCCCAGCAGAAGCACAGGGGCCAAAGGGTCCCAAAGCTGGTCAGTCGAGGGAAGGGGCGGGGGCCAACGGAGAACAGTGGCCTCAGGGGATCGACTCACACAGATCAGGAAAAGTACCGTCAACGGAAGAAAGATGGGAATGCATAGAGCACCTGAGACATGAATACAAGTGTGATGCTCCTGGTTCAGTTCAGTAATGTCAGATCAGAAGTCTATGGAAATCTCATCTGTCAAAGCAGAACattcattcagttcatttcatgtCTACAATGACAAATCTGACTTGGGTGGTTGTGAGGATTCTCAGTTAGAGGTGTAACGAAGCATGCTGATGGAGTTCCTGCTGGCAAGCTCGTGAGCTTTACTGCAGTGAAGGATTCATCATCTAATCGTTTTTATTGTGGCAGCAGTTTTGTGATCCACCAATCTAGCATTACCTTTACACATTGCATGAAACACTACATAACAATGTCTTTGTAGCACAAATAGTAAATTAGTATAAATGTTCTTCTGTATGTTAGCTGTTAACGACACCACctttcatttcttcctttctttcttcctaaAATCAGCTTTTGTTCACTAAGAAATACATGCAACTCTTCAACGTGTTTGACCTTCGATGAAGTTTGTATAGAAAAACAGTTGTTACCTGTAGGGCAACACATGGTAATGGAATGTAACAATTGTGCACTCACCATTTGTAAATAGAAGTATGAACAAGTGAAAGATGCTATACAATGTGGTGGTCATggttatgtaaaaacaaaacatctcaaaataaaatgaaagtggAAGCGTCAAAGTGGCGCCTGGGTAAGACCCTCTGCTGTGACTCACCCAGGGTTCCGccaaattccctctctgtgtcaTGTGAGGATCTGTGTTTGGGTGCTTGACTGTTTGGTCTCATTATTGGTCTCCTGTGAAAATATTGAGGCAGATGTATTTCTGTCAAAATCAAGACATCTGAGGAACAAATAAATACCAGTAATTAGATGGTACAtaacaaacaacatacattttCTAGAAAGAATCTTGACTGACAATTACTATAATCCTTAGTATAATCTGCAGTAAGACTTATTGCAATTAACCTCTGAATCTTATATATTAACACAGAGTTTTCCTCTTTAAACATGCCATAAATGGTTTCAGTGTAACCTTGGACCTCAGCACAGTCTAAGCCTCTCTACAAATTACCATAAACCCTTGTTAATAGCATGGTGCAAAGTGACtgagcacatttactcaagttctGCCCTTAAATACGACCTTGAGGTAACTGtgctttacttaagtatttccaaTTTTGCCACTCCACATTTACTTAACAGCTGTAGCTAGTATTGACTTTGATTTGACATCCTGTACAAAGCATATGAtcattattatagattaaaggccacaggtgttttttttttacaactgtaCTAATAAGAGTGATAGTTTGAGAATGATGGTGAGACAGATGTCAGCAGGTTATAAAATAGTTCAAAGTAGCTTCACTCAACCAGCTCCattaaaaatgctgcttaccTTATAACGCATCAGTGATAATAACTGCTAGtgtaacacatttaaaactttgaaaggggcttttattttggtagtAGGTACATTTGGTTATAATGCTTCTATACCTTTACTTTAGTAGAATTTAGAGAAGATGACCATTACTTGTGGTGGAGTATTTTTACGTGATgcattttctacttttactcAGTAAGGATGTGAGTAATTCTTCAGCCACTGGGAAATGGAGACATGTATCCTCTCACAGTCTTCTTTCTGTATGTGCCCTTCTGGGCCATCCCTGAGAGCAGCTCAGGAAAGCCAAGACATCGTTGCCTTCAAATACGTTGAGGAAATTCTATATAGAGTTGATCCCAAACGGACAACCcgacaaaatacacaaataaataaacaattaagGTGAAAGCGCCGTTAGTTCCTGTGTGTCCATGCAGGGACATTCCTGTTACGGAGCGTTCACCTTTACCTGGCGATGCAGAAATGATCTGAACGCGGGAGAGACAGAGGCTTTGCAGTAAAACGCAGCGTATGTAAAGAGTAAAAGGCTGTTTGTCTGGTAATACAGCAAGTATAGGGCCTTACCGGTGTGTGACATGGAGGCGCAGGCGGGACTGTAGGCATCAATGTAGCTCCTGCTTATCCATCCAGAGGCCCGCGGATGGAAACGCCCCCCGACCCGGTTCTCAGCACGAAATTgtctctcagccaatcagatcccTCCGTGGCCATCACAAGAGGGTGGAGAGAAGAGGGTTTAGCCAATCAAATGAGCTCTTCAGGTGGCGACAGTCAGCAGTAGGCCACATTGAAGTGTGGCTGGTAGTTGTTGTAATATACACCTGAATGGCTTGTTGCTGGTTGAGTTCAGCCACTTCTGAAACCGGTCAGTCAACACTGAGGCTGCAACTGCAAAATTGCGAGTAATTACAATATTcttattatgttttttactATGAGACTCCTCTAGTTTTGTAAAGGAAGATAAACACATTGTGAAACCCACATTCATGCACTTTTATTGTGGACACATACATTTAAACCGTTGCTAAACATACTGTTTATCTGCGCAAgacatgcacagaaaacagagaatcaGCCTGAAGGCAAGAGATGCTGTAGTTACTTTTAGTGTTAGACATGAACAACATAATCAAATGACATTGAGATTGCAAATCATTCATCAAGAGATGCCCGAGAGAATTTATTAATACATGAGATTTCCACTGGACACAACTTTTCTCTTTAATCATTCATACTCTGTattcacattaaacacatttcccTCAAGGGGAATATGTGCTTAAAAATTTAGCTTGTATCATGGATACAAGGGGTTTCTGCTCTCATATTTTATGATTTGTAAATGACCACTACAATATTAAACCATAGCCCTAGAGGCTTGTAATGCTTTTTGAGTGGCAAGCCCCTGGAATTTAATGTAGATTTGCCCCAAATTCACTGCCAGTCAGTGACAATCCTCAAAGTGCTATCCCTATGGCTCAAACACAAGAGAAGATACTGTTAATGCAGAGcgtttcatcattttttaattgaagACTGAAAACTGGGGTTTAGCTGACTAGTGAAAGGAGTATTGAGATCTTGAGacttttttacagtataattttGACCCTGTAAACACATTCTGAAACAACCATTTTATGAATCTAATCAATAATGTTCACATTGACAGTAACTGTGTCCCAGAAAGAGTGTTTAAATTGCACGATTCCAGTGTATATTTAattctgtctgtatttgtgtcatGGTGTTTTGCGTGGACTAGCTGGCTGTGCTGCACTTTGACTCTTAACCTCGTTCACAGATGACTTCGATCACACTCTGCTCCATCGGAGCAGGATCCAGGCAGCGGTGGGCCGAGCTCCCCACTATCTCATCCAGCAGGAAGTGTACAAGGTTCTCATCGGAGACAAAGCGCCACAGGTACATCTGCAAGTAGTGGCAGTCGACTTGGATCTGCTGCAGCCCGTAGCGGCCAAAGGTGCGCAGGCGGACGCATTCTAGGAATGtctttaaactgatttttatgaTTCCCGTCATCACAGAGACCTGGAGCAAGGGAGGGGCGTAAGAGAGATGTTTTTCACTGAAGACGATATTAAGATTTAAGAGCATAACAAAGATCTGCACTCACCTTGTTGAACTCCACTGAGCTGAAGATGTCTATTCTCTCAGAAAACAGCTTGTGGATGTTGCTCAGTAGATTGGTATCCATGGGAGCACTGCAGGCACATAAAAGACAAGTCACTCAAATAAATAACCATCAAAGCAATGACCTTACTCTTATGATTAGATTCTGCTCAATAGCAACTGCCCCCGTGCAATGGAGGTAATACAGATAAGCTGCATGCTGCTTTTTGTATGCctttcacacaaaacatttgaataggCCACTCATTGGACTATATTTATCATTACTTCATCCTGGCtggcattttcaaaattattcaataatggaacaaaaagcagatttttcaatattaatataattatctGTACATCATGCGCTACATTGGTATAAGAAGAGTaccaaaatgtttatttatcttgGATGCTGAAGAATGGCAATTAAAACTGTTGCCCCACAGTAACTCTGCAGTATCTAATGGTTGATATCATCAACAAACACAGCTCTAACCCTCCATACAGACATCTGCAGTTGAATCATGCAGCTGTCACTAAACACTGTTTTGCTGCAGTATAACTGGGCTGTCTGCAACTCTGGAATGAATTCATCATTCTATCCCTGAGAGAGTCTGATAAGTTAAAAATACATTAGAGGGTTGtcaataaaccaaacaa containing:
- the tm7sf2 gene encoding LOW QUALITY PROTEIN: delta(14)-sterol reductase TM7SF2 (The sequence of the model RefSeq protein was modified relative to this genomic sequence to represent the inferred CDS: inserted 1 base in 1 codon; deleted 2 bases in 1 codon), translating into MATEGSDWLRDNFVLRTGSXGRFHPRASGWISRSYIDAQSRLRLHVTHRRPIMRPNSQAPKHRSSHDTEREFGGTLGALCIPIFLPLTVLFLICVSRSPEATVLRWPPPLPSTDQLWDPLAPVLLLGWIALHAVLYLMPLGKVSEGLVLRDGTRLKYPINGFHGLCISCVLLMLLLGLGAPLGYLFELLLPLAVCAIAVSFLLSIYLYTRSFWAPSHALALGGNTGNPLYDFFIGRELNPRIGDFDLKYFCELRPGLIGWVVLNLGMLIKEVELRGSPSLAMILVNSFQLLYVADALWNEEAVLTTMDIVHDGFGFMLVFGDLAWVPFTYGLQAAFLVVHPQALSSPGATAIIALNGVGYYIFRRSNSQKNQFRRDPTHPSVARLETIATATGKRLLVSGWWGLVRHPNYLGDLLMALAWSLPCGFSHLLPYFYVIYFTVLLIHREARDERQCRAKYGLAWDTYCRRVPYRIFPYIY